CCAGGCCTTTGATGCGCTTTTGAGTGGTGCGACAACATATATTTTCCCTCATTCATTTTGTTTTATGGTCTGAGTTCATTACTAAAAAAAAGGGAATCAAATGGGGAAACTATTCGGTACGGATGGGGTGCGTGGGGTCGCGAACCTGGATCCGATGACTAGCGAAATGGCCATGAAATTAGGACGGGCGGCAGCCCATGTTTTTCGTAAACGTGATGGACGACATAAAATCATCATTGGAAAAGATACTCGTGTGTCCGGGTATATGCTGGAGTCTGCCTTAACTGCCGGACTGTGCTCTATGGGTGTGGATGTCTTATTAGTCGGACCCTTGCCGACCCCGGCAATTGCGTTCATGACCCGTAGTTTGAGAGCCGATGCCGGGGTGATGATTTCTGCTTCTCACAATCCCTATCAGGATAATGGCATAAAGTTTTTCTCGAATGACGGGATGAAATTGCCGGATGAACTGGAACATCGTATCGAAAATCTTATTCTTTCCAATGAAATAGAGCATATTCGACCGACCGCTGACGCCATCGGGAAAGCCTATCGCATTGATGATGCTGAAGGACGATATATTGAGTTCGTCAAGCGTTCGCTTCCCCGTGAAATGGATTTTCAGAATATGCGAATTGTCTTGGATTGTGCTCATGGAGCAGCGTATCACGTTTTTCCAAAGGTCATTCATGAACTAGGCGCGAAAGTCTGGGTGATGGGCAATGAACCTGACGGTCTCAATATAAATGACGGGTGTGGCGCAGTGCACCCGGAACGATTACAGCAGATGGTTCGAGACCGGAAGGCCGACATCGGTATTGCCCTCGACGGAGATGCGGATCGGGCTTTGTTTGTCTGTGAGAAGGGACAGGTGGTGGATGGAGATCATGCCTTGGCGGCTTTTGCTCTTGACCTTAAACGGCTAGGCCGGTTACGACACAATACCGTGGTCGGAACGGTAATGAGTAATTTTGGGTTTGAGGTCTGTATGCGAGAGGCTGGTATCAATTTGGTACGAACGGCTGTTGGGGATCGATATATCTTGGAGCGAATGGTGGCTGAAGATTTTAATCTGGGTGGAGAGCAATCCGGCCATATGATCTTTTTGGATTATCATACGAGTGGTGATGGAATGATCTCCGGCTTGCAAATGCTGAAGCTGATGAAGCGAGCTCAAAAACCATTGTCGGAAATTGCCATGTGTATGCATTCTACCCCTCAAGTGTTGGTGGGGGTCACCGTTCCCCACAAGCCTGACCTGCAGAGCCTTCCACAGTTACAGCAGGCTATTCAAGACAAAGAGCGGGCGATGAATGGAACCGGACGGATTCTTGTACGCTATTCCGGTACGGAACCGTTGCTGCGAGTGATGGTTGAAGGTCAAGATAACCAGGTCATTCAGGAGATTGCAGAAGATTTAATCACAGTTGTGAAGTCCTGCATTCAGTAAAGATCAGGCCGCTGTCGCCGGTCTTGCTAAAGAGTTTCATTAACCCTATGCATTGTCCTATGTGATACTCCATGGAGTAGTGTCCTACCTCACCGGGCTGTGGTTGGGCCCGTTTCTAACCTTCTTCCCCCTATCCCTTTTGGGGGCTCTTTTTATTTTTGGGTGCATTCTCACCTGGTTTGAACAACACCGACGCCTAACTCGAAAGACCGGATTCATCCTGTTTGCCCTTGTGGTGGGAGGAATCGGCCATGCTTATTGGGCAGCAACCACGCAATGGGATTCGAATCTAGTTATCGAGGCGGATGCACAGCCCATCTTCCTTGAAGGAACTATTGTCGCACCGGTCAGGCAGACCCCGGATGGACTGATTTTGCTGGTGGAGGCGACCCATATGGTGAAACAGGGAGAAGAGCAGATGGCTCGTGGGCGAATCCGTCTCACTTGGCGGGAACCAGGTGCTTCTACATTAATTTACGGTGATCATGTCGCCTTTATGGCCCGAGTACGCGAACCCTATGGAACCATGAACCCTGGCGGATTTCATTATGGACGATATCTAAAACGCCAAGGAATTCATGCTGTCGCGTCCGTGCAAGGCCCGGAAGGCATCCGGATTCAGGGCTCCCCAGAGCCGACCACCCGTGGGTTTATATTGGGTGTGGTCGATCGCTGGCGCCAATCGATTCATCATGCGGCGGTCTCCAGTCTCACAAATCCTGCATTGGGATTGTTCCTAGGGATGGTATTGGGAGAGCAAAGTTATATTGAGTCGGATATTCGGGACGCTTTTATGGCCAGCGGAACCGTGCATATTCTCTCGATCTCCGGGTCTCATTTAGGGTTATTGGCCTTGTTGATTTTTGCCGGAGCACGATGGAGCCTGCGCCAGTTACCGACGGTTTGGCTGGAACAACTCTCGTTACGACTCACCGCTACACGGTTTGCGGTCCTAATCACATTGCCGGCCGTCTCGTTTTATACCTTGCTGGCGGGAGCGGAAATGGCAACGGTCCGCTCATGGATCATGATCGTGGTATGTTGTGCCGGCATATGGTTGGGAAGGGAACGCAATCTGGTGACGGCGTTAGCGCTAGCCGCGCTTCTTATGGTATTGCCGCATCCGGAGGCGATTCGGGATATTTCTTTCCAGTTATCATATCTCTCAGTTGCTGCAATTGCCCTCGTGGTTCAGGCCCGGAAAGAAAAAGAATCCAATCTATCCGGATTAGATGCAGCCTTCCCAACAGAAAAACCGACATGGCTCTTGGGTTTCTGGCAAAAGGTCGTGCTAGCCTGGCTGATGACCCTCGCAGTCAGCTTGACCACCTTGCCTTTGGTCGCCCATGACTTTCATCAAATACCGTGGCTGGGGTTATTGGCAAATATGGTGATTGTGCCCTTCGTCGGCACGATAATGATTCCTCTGGGTTTGTTGTCAGGGATGATGGTCTTAGTGGGGGGAGGAGGAATTCTTCCTTTGGCCAGTCTGAATCAATGGGCCTTCGACTGGCTCGCGCAGGTGGTGATGATACTCTCACATGTTCCCGGAGCGGCCTGGTATGTTGCATCGCCGAGCTTGAGTTCGATGATCGTCTTTTGGGGACTGTTGGCCGTGGTTGTGGCTATGTGGCATCGGCAGCTGATCCGATGGGGGTGTGGCACAATCCTGCTCGCGATCCTTCTGTGGTGGGGATGGTCCCCGCGCACAGGGTGGGATCCAGGAACCGTACGAGTCACGTTCCTGGATGTGGGACAAGGTGATGCCACCCTCATTGAATTACCCGACGGTCAAACCGTTTTGATCGATGGTGGACCTTCCTACCGACGCTTGGATATGGGACGGGCGGTCATCGGACCGTATCTCTGGAATCGGGGTATCCGAAGGCTGGATCATGTGGTTGCAACGCATCCGCAATGGGATCATGTGGGTGGCCTGCCGTGGGTGTTGGATACGTTCGAGGTGGGACAATATTGGGATAATGGCATCTCTCGCCCTGAACGGTTTTTTTCTCGTCTCCACCTGGCGGTGAAATCTGCCGGACTTCAGGAACAGACAAGCACAGCAGGAACTGTCATTGTCAGCCCAGGACCTTGCTCGCTGATTGTGCTGAATCCTTCCCCTCGCCAAGGGACGGAGCAAAATGTTTCCTGGACAGTGTCTAGTGGAAAAGATCTTAATAATCGATCGCTCGTCACCAGACTCGAATGCGGGCTGCATTCATTTTTGTTCACGGCCGATGCGGAACAGCAATCTCTGAATGAATTGCTGCAGGTTTCTAGTGGTCTTTCTGCCCGCATCGTGAAAGTACCGCATCATGGAGCGAAAAGTTCTCTGCATCGTGAATGGGTGAATCGCCTTCAAGCTGAGGCGATGGTTGTTTCGGTGGGCGTCCATAACCGGTATGGACATCCAGCTCCTGAGGTGTTGGATGCCTATAAACAGCGAGGCCTTCCTGTATACCGAACTGATCGCGATGGAGCGGTCTGGTTCATCGCACATCTCGGATCAGACGACATGATCGTGCGAACAGCGAGGGAGGGGAGTCTGCTCCAGGTTCAAGCCGGCCCGCGTATGTGGGAAGAGGAATGGGGCAATTGGACTCGAGTATGGAATCGATAAAAAGGGTTTTTCCTATAACCTGCCATGTGGACCTCGGGGTCTTCCTTCCCATTGGCCTTTTCGCCACATTGCGAATCTGTCGTGGACATTTTACGATAAAGTTGCCGTATTCGATAACTGGTGCAGGGGATGGTCTATTCCCACATATGAGGAAGAGTGTTGTGTCAAATTTTGTATCAACGTTGTCAGCCACTGTCGGGGACAGATGTGTCAGCCACAGATAAAATATTTATCAAGATCGGTTATTGTCAGTAAAGGAGTCTCATGGCGAATCAAGAGCAATTGAAGCTCATCAAGGCGGGGGTAAATGTCTGGAATGCATGGAGAAAAGCCAATCCTTCCATTCGCATAGATTTGAGTGGGGGAAACTTTTCCAGACTGGAATTGTCCTGTGTCGATTTGGCCGGTGCCAACTTGCAAGATGTCAATTTCAATCACGCGGATCTTTCAGGTGCCATATTGTCCGGGGCTAATTTGACTGAGTCCAGTTTGTTGGAAACAAATTTGACCGGCGCGAACTTGGAAAATGCGAATGTGAGTGACGCGGATCTTCTTCGGGCCATACTCATACGGGCGAATCTTGAGCGGGCACATCTCGCCAAAACGGATTTAACAGGGGCAGATCTCACCGAAGCGAATCTGACTGAAGCGAATCTTCTCTTGGCCAATTTGCAAGGCGCAAAACTCATTGAAGCCAATTTGGAGGGATGTAAGCTGCGAGAGGCAAACCTGAGCCAGGCGAATCTTGCTAGCGCCAATATTGGTCGTGCTGATTTGGCGCAGGCTAATCTCAAGCAAGCGAATTTAGGGGGTGCGAATGTTGAGCAGGCTTCACTGATTCAGGTGAATTTGCAGGAAGCTAATCTTCAGGACCTGTACAACATGACTCTCCTACAATTGTCAAAAGCCAGATCGTTGCGGCAGGCTCGACTTGACCCGTCAATCTATGCACAGCTTTTAAGGGAGTATCCTCATGTATGTGGGGAGGATTAGTTAAGAAACTTTGTGAAATGGTAAGAAATTTTCAATTGTGAGGGAGAATTTCGGATGGAGGCGAGAAAGATCATGCCAATATCGGAAAACGGGAATTGTTATCCTAATCTAAGAAGAAGAGACTCGCTCTTTCTTGTGTAAAAAGAAAGAGGGTAATTGTTCAGGAGGACGTGCAGCGAACTCTTGGCCGCCCTAAATTTCCGGGAGTCCTAGAATTCAGCCTGTTATCGCCTTCTTATGTGCGGATGCCGCTGACGATCTGCAGAAACATGGCCGTGAGGAACATGAGACTGATACCGGTGAAGACCCCATAGGCCGACTGGACCCGGCGGGTGGCGGTATAGAAGATCGTAGTAAGAGAAAAGATTACGTATAACAGCGAGCCCGCGGCTAACGCAAAAAACATGATGGTAAAATAGTGAGACACCGCGAATCCGCTGATTAAAGTTCCCAGACAAGTTGGCAGACCTGCCAGCAATCCCATCAAAATGATATCTTTGAAGCTCGGCCTTGATTTTCCAGCCGAGCCGATGATGGCAAATCCTTCTGTCCCATTGTGAAGAGCGAAGCCCATAATGAGGACCCCGCTTAAAACCCATTCGCCCTGCATGTAGGCAGCGCCGATCGCCAGGCCTTCACCCAAATTATGTAGGCCCATTCCGAGTGCAATCATGTAGGGGAGGAATAGCTTGGATGGCTCTGTCCGGTTCCGACCCTGCTGGCGCTGCTCAATGAGGACCAATCCCACAAACCCGATCAACAGGCTTCCGAGAAAGGCGACCCACGAAAGGACGTCAGTCGCGCCCGTGAATTCCACGGCCTCGTGCATGAGGTCAAAAAAGAGATACACCAGTACGCCGGTGGCGATTCCTGTTAAATAGCCTTCCCAAGTCCTGCTCAAGGCCTTTGCAACTATTAAGGCCAATGCGATGCCAAGATAAATCGGGAAAACCCCTGCAATGGCACCTAGACCGATTAATGATCCGATTGTTTCCATAAGATAAACCTATCAAATATTATAGTTTGTTGGCAATAATGAAACTTGGTTTCATTTTCAAATTATAAATAATTAATATGGCATGACGTATCAGGGAACCTCGGATGTATGGATAGTTTCAAATAGTGTTCGGGGTTGAGAGAGCACTTCCCATTTCAGAATGGATAGTGAGTCATCCACATAAACAGGATGTCGCATGCCGTTGAGCACACAGGTTACACCTGGGATACTGGCAACCGCCCAGAGGGCTATACGGGCAAAGGGTTCTTCCCTTTTGGATTCTGGTATGAGGGGGTCAATGAGCTTTCGAATTTCAGAGAGTTTCTTGGCACTTTTTTGTGCGGCCTCCATGCGCATGACCTTAAGGAGGGAGACGAGTTCAGGGACATAGCGATCGCGCCACGATTCCCATATTTGTTCCTCTTCCTGTTTGCCGGCGAAATGTCGGGTAAGCAGTTGGAAGACCTGATTGGCATGTGGGGCAATCGTTTGAGATTCAATTTGGTCCCAGTGCTCAAGATTTTGGATAGAGAGACGAATTCGTTTCAGTTCTTCGGCCCAGTTGAAATAGTCCAGCGGAGCAGCTCCTTTTTCGGGTTTAGGGACCTGGGGTGCTAACACCTGCTTGTAGTCGTGTTCCAGCGCGGCGACTTTTGGTTGTTGGGCATCAAAGTTTGTATTGGAAATTTCGATCTGAGGGTCTGCGAGTCGGATCATCCCTCCGCCTTTTCCAGGAATGGCATTCAAAGGCCGGTTCACCAGGACAGCAATGTTGGCTTCCTGGGCAAATGCCAAGACCGTTTGCGTCTGTTCGGGGCCGGTATTGGGCGTGAGCAGAGCTCCCGATTCAAACACATTCATCGGGAGTTGCAGTATTCGAAAATGATGGTGCGGAATGCCGGCGTGCTTCGCGGCAGCCTCAGCGGCCTTGAGCATGCGAGAGAGTGAGGTGGCTTCGGGATTATCGGGTTTGGCCGTGCAGGTGTTGGAGGAGACTCCATAGTATTGCAACCTGCCTGCAGCGATTTGTGTCTCCAGATAAGAAAATGCCTGTTGCAGGCGGCGATAAAACTCCTGCCGGAGATCTTCAAGTCTGATGGGATCAATCGACAAATTCCTGTT
Above is a window of Candidatus Nitrospira neomarina DNA encoding:
- a CDS encoding pentapeptide repeat-containing protein encodes the protein MANQEQLKLIKAGVNVWNAWRKANPSIRIDLSGGNFSRLELSCVDLAGANLQDVNFNHADLSGAILSGANLTESSLLETNLTGANLENANVSDADLLRAILIRANLERAHLAKTDLTGADLTEANLTEANLLLANLQGAKLIEANLEGCKLREANLSQANLASANIGRADLAQANLKQANLGGANVEQASLIQVNLQEANLQDLYNMTLLQLSKARSLRQARLDPSIYAQLLREYPHVCGED
- the glmM gene encoding phosphoglucosamine mutase, giving the protein MGKLFGTDGVRGVANLDPMTSEMAMKLGRAAAHVFRKRDGRHKIIIGKDTRVSGYMLESALTAGLCSMGVDVLLVGPLPTPAIAFMTRSLRADAGVMISASHNPYQDNGIKFFSNDGMKLPDELEHRIENLILSNEIEHIRPTADAIGKAYRIDDAEGRYIEFVKRSLPREMDFQNMRIVLDCAHGAAYHVFPKVIHELGAKVWVMGNEPDGLNINDGCGAVHPERLQQMVRDRKADIGIALDGDADRALFVCEKGQVVDGDHALAAFALDLKRLGRLRHNTVVGTVMSNFGFEVCMREAGINLVRTAVGDRYILERMVAEDFNLGGEQSGHMIFLDYHTSGDGMISGLQMLKLMKRAQKPLSEIAMCMHSTPQVLVGVTVPHKPDLQSLPQLQQAIQDKERAMNGTGRILVRYSGTEPLLRVMVEGQDNQVIQEIAEDLITVVKSCIQ
- a CDS encoding DNA internalization-related competence protein ComEC/Rec2 yields the protein MSYLTGLWLGPFLTFFPLSLLGALFIFGCILTWFEQHRRLTRKTGFILFALVVGGIGHAYWAATTQWDSNLVIEADAQPIFLEGTIVAPVRQTPDGLILLVEATHMVKQGEEQMARGRIRLTWREPGASTLIYGDHVAFMARVREPYGTMNPGGFHYGRYLKRQGIHAVASVQGPEGIRIQGSPEPTTRGFILGVVDRWRQSIHHAAVSSLTNPALGLFLGMVLGEQSYIESDIRDAFMASGTVHILSISGSHLGLLALLIFAGARWSLRQLPTVWLEQLSLRLTATRFAVLITLPAVSFYTLLAGAEMATVRSWIMIVVCCAGIWLGRERNLVTALALAALLMVLPHPEAIRDISFQLSYLSVAAIALVVQARKEKESNLSGLDAAFPTEKPTWLLGFWQKVVLAWLMTLAVSLTTLPLVAHDFHQIPWLGLLANMVIVPFVGTIMIPLGLLSGMMVLVGGGGILPLASLNQWAFDWLAQVVMILSHVPGAAWYVASPSLSSMIVFWGLLAVVVAMWHRQLIRWGCGTILLAILLWWGWSPRTGWDPGTVRVTFLDVGQGDATLIELPDGQTVLIDGGPSYRRLDMGRAVIGPYLWNRGIRRLDHVVATHPQWDHVGGLPWVLDTFEVGQYWDNGISRPERFFSRLHLAVKSAGLQEQTSTAGTVIVSPGPCSLIVLNPSPRQGTEQNVSWTVSSGKDLNNRSLVTRLECGLHSFLFTADAEQQSLNELLQVSSGLSARIVKVPHHGAKSSLHREWVNRLQAEAMVVSVGVHNRYGHPAPEVLDAYKQRGLPVYRTDRDGAVWFIAHLGSDDMIVRTAREGSLLQVQAGPRMWEEEWGNWTRVWNR
- a CDS encoding ZIP family metal transporter codes for the protein METIGSLIGLGAIAGVFPIYLGIALALIVAKALSRTWEGYLTGIATGVLVYLFFDLMHEAVEFTGATDVLSWVAFLGSLLIGFVGLVLIEQRQQGRNRTEPSKLFLPYMIALGMGLHNLGEGLAIGAAYMQGEWVLSGVLIMGFALHNGTEGFAIIGSAGKSRPSFKDIILMGLLAGLPTCLGTLISGFAVSHYFTIMFFALAAGSLLYVIFSLTTIFYTATRRVQSAYGVFTGISLMFLTAMFLQIVSGIRT